Proteins from a genomic interval of Cyprinus carpio isolate SPL01 chromosome A21, ASM1834038v1, whole genome shotgun sequence:
- the LOC109056138 gene encoding NEDD4 family-interacting protein 1-like isoform X2 has translation MAEPSGRYQQLPNEEEPEEGAQVASDPPPPYSSIAADNAAYFDYKDDAAFPKPPSYNVATSLPSYDEAERTKAEATVPLVSGRDDDFVARDDFEDADQLQIGNDGIFMLTCFMAFLFNWIGFFLSFCLTTSAAGRYGALSGFGLSLIKWILIVRFSTYFPAYFDGQYWLWWVFLALGILLFLRGFINYAKIRKMSDSVSTLPRTRVLFIY, from the exons ATGGCTGAGCCAAGTGGGAGATATCAGCAG CTGCCCAATGAAGAGGAGCCAGAGGAGGGAGCTCAGGTGGCCAGTGATCCTCCGCCCCCTTACAGTAGCATTGCAGCTGATAACGCAG CATATTTTGATTACAAAGACGATGCAGCATTTCCCAAGCCCCCATCTTATAATGTAGCCACATCTTTACCATCGTACGACGAGGCTGAGAGAACCAAAGCAGAGGCTACTGTCCCACTGGTGTCAGGCCGA GATGATGACTTTGTGGCCAGAGATGACTTTGAGGATGCTGACCAGCTGCAGATAGGCAACGATGGCATTTTCATGTTGACAtgtttca TGGCATTCCTCTTCAACTGGATTGGCTTCTTTCTATCATTCTGCCTTACAACCTCAGCAGCTGGGCGTTATGGCGCCTTATCTGGGTTTGGTCTGTCCCTCATCAAATGGATTCTCATCGTACGG TTCTCTACTTATTTCCCTGCTTACTTTGATGGACAGTACTGGTTATGGTGGGTGTTTCTGGCACTTG GCATCCTGCTCTTCCTCAGAGGCTTTATTAACTATGCTAAGATCCGAAAAATGTCAGACTCCGTTTCTACTCTTCCACGGACCAGAGTTCTCTTCATCTATTAA
- the LOC109056138 gene encoding NEDD4 family-interacting protein 1-like isoform X1, with protein sequence MAEPSGRYQQLPNEEEPEEGAQVASDPPPPYSSIAADNAAYFDYKDDAAFPKPPSYNVATSLPSYDEAERTKAEATVPLVSGRHRERLDTLDDVTRCVLEDDDFVARDDFEDADQLQIGNDGIFMLTCFMAFLFNWIGFFLSFCLTTSAAGRYGALSGFGLSLIKWILIVRFSTYFPAYFDGQYWLWWVFLALGILLFLRGFINYAKIRKMSDSVSTLPRTRVLFIY encoded by the exons ATGGCTGAGCCAAGTGGGAGATATCAGCAG CTGCCCAATGAAGAGGAGCCAGAGGAGGGAGCTCAGGTGGCCAGTGATCCTCCGCCCCCTTACAGTAGCATTGCAGCTGATAACGCAG CATATTTTGATTACAAAGACGATGCAGCATTTCCCAAGCCCCCATCTTATAATGTAGCCACATCTTTACCATCGTACGACGAGGCTGAGAGAACCAAAGCAGAGGCTACTGTCCCACTGGTGTCAGGCCGA CACAGGGAGCGTCTGGACACACTCGATGACGTAACTCGCTGTGTGCTGGAG GATGATGACTTTGTGGCCAGAGATGACTTTGAGGATGCTGACCAGCTGCAGATAGGCAACGATGGCATTTTCATGTTGACAtgtttca TGGCATTCCTCTTCAACTGGATTGGCTTCTTTCTATCATTCTGCCTTACAACCTCAGCAGCTGGGCGTTATGGCGCCTTATCTGGGTTTGGTCTGTCCCTCATCAAATGGATTCTCATCGTACGG TTCTCTACTTATTTCCCTGCTTACTTTGATGGACAGTACTGGTTATGGTGGGTGTTTCTGGCACTTG GCATCCTGCTCTTCCTCAGAGGCTTTATTAACTATGCTAAGATCCGAAAAATGTCAGACTCCGTTTCTACTCTTCCACGGACCAGAGTTCTCTTCATCTATTAA